A stretch of Onychomys torridus chromosome 2, mOncTor1.1, whole genome shotgun sequence DNA encodes these proteins:
- the Znf189 gene encoding zinc finger protein 189 isoform X2, whose amino-acid sequence MASPSPLLEPKEWDYLDPAHRSLYKDVMMDSYGNLVSLDVLNRNKDEEPTVKEEIKEDIDPPGVIVTRIKSEIDQDPIGRETFELVGRLDKQRGIFLWEIPPESLTQEQKMFRGHTNVRKRPNSEEKCHKCEECGKGFVRKAHFIQHQRVHTGEKPFQCNECGKSFSRSSFVIEHQRIHTGERPYECNFCGKTFSVSSTLIRHQRIHTGERPYQCNQCKQSFSQRRSLVKHQRIHTGEKPHQCSDCGKAFSWKSHLIEHQRTHTGEKPYHCTKCKKSFSRNSLLVEHQRIHTGERPHKCGECGKAFRLSTYLIQHQKIHTGEKPFLCIECGKSFSRSSFLIEHQRIHTGERPYQCKECGKSFSQLCNLTRHQRIHTGDKPHKCEECGKAFSRSSGLIQHQRIHIREKTSPYNETKESFDPNCSLLIQQEVYPKEKSYKCDECGKTFSVSAHLVQHQRIHTGEKPYLCTVCGKSFSRSSFLIEHQRIHTGERPYLCRQCGKSFSQLCNLIRHQGVHTGNKPHKCEECGKAFSRNSGLIQHQRIHTGEKPYRCEKCDKSFSQQRSLVNHQKIHTEVKTQEIYECDACGEAFNCQISLIQHQKLHIMWMQ is encoded by the coding sequence atgttttaaacagaaataaagatgaaGAGCCAACTGTgaaagaagaaatcaaggaagacatAGACCCACCAGGTGTAATAGTAACAAGAATCAAAAGTGAAATTGACCAAGACCCTATAGGTAGAGAAACCTTTGAACTTGTTGGTAGGTTAGATAAACAGAGAGGGATCTTTTTATGGGAAATACCACCTGAATCTTTGACCCAGGAACAGAAAATGTTCAGAGGGCACACTAATGTTCGTAAGAGACCAAACTCAGAAGAGAAGTGTCATAAATGTGAAGAATGTGGAAAGGGTTTTGTCCGCAAGGCCCATTTCATTCAGCATCAAAGGGTCCATACTGGTGAGAAACCATTTCAGTGCAATGAGTGTGGGAAAAGCTTTAGCCGAAGTTCATTTGTTATTGAGcatcagagaattcacactgggGAACGGCCCTATGAGTGTAACTTCTGTGGGAAAACCTTTAGTGTGAGCTCTACTCTTATTAGACATCAGAGAATCCACACTGGAGAAAGGCCTTACCAGTGTAATCAGTGTAAACAGAGCTTCAGCCAGAGAAGGAGCCTTGTTAAACATCAAAGGATTCACACAGGTGAGAAACCCCATCAATGTAGCGACTGTGGAAAAGCCTTCAGTTGGAAATCACACCTTATTGAGCATCAGAGAACACACACTGGTGAAAAACCCTACCACTGTACCAAATGCAAGAAAAGTTTTAGTCGAAACTCATTGCTTGTTGAACaccagagaattcatactggagaaagaCCTCATAAATGTGGTGAATGTGGGAAAGCATTTCGATTAAGTACATACCTTATACAACACCAAAAAATACATACTGGTGAGAAGCCTTTTCTTTGTATTGAATGTGGAAAAAGTTTCAGTCGAAGCTCATTCCTTATTGAACATCAGAGGATCCACACTGGTGAACGTCCTTATCAGTGCAAAGAGTGCGGGAAAAGTTTCAGTCAGCTTTGTAACCTTACTCgtcatcagagaattcacacaGGAGACAAACCCCACAAATGTGAGGAGTGCGGAAAAGCCTTCAGTAGAAGCTCAGGACTCATTCAGCATCAGAGAATACATATCAGGGAAAAGACTTCTCCATACAATGAAACTAAGGAAAGTTTTGATCCTAACTGCAGTCTTCTTATACAGCAGGAAGTCTACCCTAAGGAAAAATCTTACAAATGTGATGAGTGTGGGAAAACTTTTAGTGTTAGTGCACATCTGGTACAACATCAAAGGATCCACACTGGTGAAAAGCCCTACCTGTGTACTGTCTGTGGGAAAAGCTTTAGTCGGAGCTCATTTCTTATTGAACATCAGAGAATCCACACAGGTGAAAGACCTTATTTGTGCAGACAGTGTGGCAAAAGCTTTAGTCAACTTTGTAATCTTATTCGGCATCAGGGTGTTCACACTGGTAATAAACCCCATAAATGTGaggaatgtggtaaagcctttagcAGGAACTCAGGTCTTATTCAACACCAGAGAatacacacaggagagaaaccttacaggTGTGAAAAATGTGACAAAAGTTTTAGTCAACAACGCAGCCTTGTCAACCATCAGAAGATCCACACAGAGGTGAAAACCCAAGAAATTTATGAATGTGATGCTTGTGGGGAAGCCTTTAATTGTCAGATTTCTCTAATTCAGCATCAAAAATTACATATTATGTGGATGCAGTAA
- the Znf189 gene encoding zinc finger protein 189 isoform X1: MASPSPLLEPKEEWDYLDPAHRSLYKDVMMDSYGNLVSLDVLNRNKDEEPTVKEEIKEDIDPPGVIVTRIKSEIDQDPIGRETFELVGRLDKQRGIFLWEIPPESLTQEQKMFRGHTNVRKRPNSEEKCHKCEECGKGFVRKAHFIQHQRVHTGEKPFQCNECGKSFSRSSFVIEHQRIHTGERPYECNFCGKTFSVSSTLIRHQRIHTGERPYQCNQCKQSFSQRRSLVKHQRIHTGEKPHQCSDCGKAFSWKSHLIEHQRTHTGEKPYHCTKCKKSFSRNSLLVEHQRIHTGERPHKCGECGKAFRLSTYLIQHQKIHTGEKPFLCIECGKSFSRSSFLIEHQRIHTGERPYQCKECGKSFSQLCNLTRHQRIHTGDKPHKCEECGKAFSRSSGLIQHQRIHIREKTSPYNETKESFDPNCSLLIQQEVYPKEKSYKCDECGKTFSVSAHLVQHQRIHTGEKPYLCTVCGKSFSRSSFLIEHQRIHTGERPYLCRQCGKSFSQLCNLIRHQGVHTGNKPHKCEECGKAFSRNSGLIQHQRIHTGEKPYRCEKCDKSFSQQRSLVNHQKIHTEVKTQEIYECDACGEAFNCQISLIQHQKLHIMWMQ, encoded by the coding sequence atgttttaaacagaaataaagatgaaGAGCCAACTGTgaaagaagaaatcaaggaagacatAGACCCACCAGGTGTAATAGTAACAAGAATCAAAAGTGAAATTGACCAAGACCCTATAGGTAGAGAAACCTTTGAACTTGTTGGTAGGTTAGATAAACAGAGAGGGATCTTTTTATGGGAAATACCACCTGAATCTTTGACCCAGGAACAGAAAATGTTCAGAGGGCACACTAATGTTCGTAAGAGACCAAACTCAGAAGAGAAGTGTCATAAATGTGAAGAATGTGGAAAGGGTTTTGTCCGCAAGGCCCATTTCATTCAGCATCAAAGGGTCCATACTGGTGAGAAACCATTTCAGTGCAATGAGTGTGGGAAAAGCTTTAGCCGAAGTTCATTTGTTATTGAGcatcagagaattcacactgggGAACGGCCCTATGAGTGTAACTTCTGTGGGAAAACCTTTAGTGTGAGCTCTACTCTTATTAGACATCAGAGAATCCACACTGGAGAAAGGCCTTACCAGTGTAATCAGTGTAAACAGAGCTTCAGCCAGAGAAGGAGCCTTGTTAAACATCAAAGGATTCACACAGGTGAGAAACCCCATCAATGTAGCGACTGTGGAAAAGCCTTCAGTTGGAAATCACACCTTATTGAGCATCAGAGAACACACACTGGTGAAAAACCCTACCACTGTACCAAATGCAAGAAAAGTTTTAGTCGAAACTCATTGCTTGTTGAACaccagagaattcatactggagaaagaCCTCATAAATGTGGTGAATGTGGGAAAGCATTTCGATTAAGTACATACCTTATACAACACCAAAAAATACATACTGGTGAGAAGCCTTTTCTTTGTATTGAATGTGGAAAAAGTTTCAGTCGAAGCTCATTCCTTATTGAACATCAGAGGATCCACACTGGTGAACGTCCTTATCAGTGCAAAGAGTGCGGGAAAAGTTTCAGTCAGCTTTGTAACCTTACTCgtcatcagagaattcacacaGGAGACAAACCCCACAAATGTGAGGAGTGCGGAAAAGCCTTCAGTAGAAGCTCAGGACTCATTCAGCATCAGAGAATACATATCAGGGAAAAGACTTCTCCATACAATGAAACTAAGGAAAGTTTTGATCCTAACTGCAGTCTTCTTATACAGCAGGAAGTCTACCCTAAGGAAAAATCTTACAAATGTGATGAGTGTGGGAAAACTTTTAGTGTTAGTGCACATCTGGTACAACATCAAAGGATCCACACTGGTGAAAAGCCCTACCTGTGTACTGTCTGTGGGAAAAGCTTTAGTCGGAGCTCATTTCTTATTGAACATCAGAGAATCCACACAGGTGAAAGACCTTATTTGTGCAGACAGTGTGGCAAAAGCTTTAGTCAACTTTGTAATCTTATTCGGCATCAGGGTGTTCACACTGGTAATAAACCCCATAAATGTGaggaatgtggtaaagcctttagcAGGAACTCAGGTCTTATTCAACACCAGAGAatacacacaggagagaaaccttacaggTGTGAAAAATGTGACAAAAGTTTTAGTCAACAACGCAGCCTTGTCAACCATCAGAAGATCCACACAGAGGTGAAAACCCAAGAAATTTATGAATGTGATGCTTGTGGGGAAGCCTTTAATTGTCAGATTTCTCTAATTCAGCATCAAAAATTACATATTATGTGGATGCAGTAA